Proteins encoded by one window of Streptomyces sp. NBC_01477:
- a CDS encoding adenylosuccinate synthetase: MTGATPAPAGPIRRHTLVVDLGFGDAGKGATVDRLCQGGGVAAVVRFNGGAQAAHNVVTSDGRHHTFAQFGSGTLRGVPTQLSRFTAVDPLALAAEADHLRALGVPDPYALLGVDRDAPLTTPYHAAANRLREQARGEDRHGSCGMGVGETARYALAHRDDAPTAGDCASRPRLLRRLRLLRDRLTDELGPLPAPPVEACAEAYTAFARAVRLTDGTRLRELAARGPLVFEGAQGVLLDEWHGFHPYTTWSTTTFGNAETLLAEAGAAGEGLRLGVVRTYTTRHGPGPLVTEDPELNALLPEPHNGHGRWQGAFRVGHFDAVAHTYAAEVCGGVDALAVTHLDAPRRCRSLRICRAYGLDGALVERLPAGPPGDLARQAELTGRMLRASPAVWDTPGRDPRHWSAAIGSLLGAPVMLESSGPARQRLRDPRSTGKSKYVPGKGSAASV, translated from the coding sequence GTGACGGGCGCGACCCCGGCCCCGGCAGGGCCGATACGCCGGCACACCCTCGTCGTGGACCTCGGCTTCGGCGACGCGGGCAAGGGCGCCACCGTCGACCGGCTCTGCCAGGGCGGCGGGGTCGCCGCCGTCGTCCGCTTCAACGGCGGCGCCCAGGCCGCCCACAACGTCGTCACCTCCGACGGCCGGCACCACACCTTCGCCCAGTTCGGCTCGGGCACCCTGCGCGGGGTGCCCACCCAGCTCTCCCGCTTCACCGCGGTGGACCCGCTCGCGCTGGCCGCCGAGGCCGACCACCTGCGCGCGCTCGGCGTCCCCGACCCGTACGCGCTGCTCGGCGTCGACCGGGACGCCCCGCTGACCACGCCCTACCACGCGGCCGCCAACCGCCTGCGCGAGCAGGCCAGGGGCGAGGACCGGCACGGCTCGTGCGGGATGGGGGTCGGGGAGACCGCCCGTTACGCGCTGGCCCACCGGGACGACGCGCCGACCGCGGGCGACTGCGCGTCACGCCCCCGGCTGCTGCGCCGGCTGCGGCTGCTGCGGGACCGGCTCACCGACGAACTCGGCCCGCTGCCCGCACCGCCGGTGGAGGCGTGCGCCGAGGCGTACACCGCCTTCGCCCGCGCCGTCCGGCTCACCGACGGGACCCGGCTGCGCGAACTGGCCGCGCGGGGGCCGCTGGTCTTCGAGGGCGCCCAGGGCGTCCTGCTGGACGAATGGCACGGCTTCCACCCGTACACCACCTGGTCGACCACCACCTTCGGCAATGCCGAGACGCTGCTGGCCGAGGCGGGCGCGGCGGGCGAGGGGCTGCGGCTGGGGGTGGTGCGCACGTACACCACCCGGCACGGGCCCGGGCCGCTGGTCACCGAGGACCCCGAGCTGAACGCGCTGCTGCCGGAACCGCACAACGGCCACGGCCGCTGGCAGGGCGCCTTCCGCGTCGGCCACTTCGACGCGGTCGCGCACACCTACGCGGCCGAGGTCTGCGGGGGAGTGGACGCCCTGGCCGTCACCCACCTCGACGCGCCCCGCCGGTGCCGTTCGCTGCGGATCTGCCGCGCCTACGGCCTCGACGGCGCCCTGGTCGAACGCCTCCCGGCCGGGCCGCCCGGCGACCTGGCGCGGCAGGCGGAGCTGACCGGGCGGATGCTGCGCGCGTCGCCCGCCGTGTGGGACACCCCGGGCCGCGACCCGCGCCACTGGAGCGCGGCGATCGGGTCACTGCTCGGGGCGCCGGTGATGCTGGAGTCCTCGGGACCCGCCCGTCAGCGCCTCAGGGACCCGCGGTCCACGGGGAAGTCGAAATACGTGCCGGGGAAGGGCTCGGCAGCGAGCGTGTAG
- a CDS encoding glycoside hydrolase family 31 protein: protein MDVRDLLRSLRMAGSAQGRRTARSAWRRRRTDARDLPGHRAERARVPGAAVAAEPAPGGGTIRFARSVLQVRVGVGGAVFCGWDGAQPEPSYAVAATPKWGSPRERAAGGCPEADPRALLEPDPDGWRVVSERVTVRVSRHGAVEIRTPGGKLLRRELPPRWWDPVGAEQGRGGARWVQRSETPADARVYGLGGRAAGPRLAAGSYRLWNTDPGGSFEPGDDPLYITMPVQLVVADAGCHLVFHDNSWDGRVTLRDGEEGAGSGHDREGGCELRMDGGPLRYWVITGTPSRVLAGWTALTGRPAVPPRWALGYHHSRWGFGSEREVRRVVDGYRERGLPLAVLHLDIDHFDGHRIFTADPERFPDLPGLARDVAAQGVRLVSIVDPAVKAEPGLAVYDGGRAVDAFVRDARGREVRGVVWPGDAVFPDFTDPRVRAWWGGLYAERLAQGFAGVWHDMNEPVSFAAFGDATLPRSARHALEGRGGDHREAHNVYALAMARAGYDGLCELRPEQRPFLFSRSGWAGMQRYGGTWSGDVATGWAGLRASLALVLGLGLCGVPYSGPDVGGFTGSPSPELYLRWFQLGAYLPFFRTHSAIDAGHREPWEFGPEVLAHAGAALAGRGRLLPYLDTLAHVAHRTGAPYVRPLWWNSPGDRALRDCGDAFLLGDSLLVAPVLEAGARTRSVRLPRGLWYDTATGEPHRGRAQVLLDAPLGRIPVLARAGAVLPVAGADGRTELEVWAPRQGRTGGGVVFTGDPEGWAKPRMERFVSRWADGAVVVERDGGATPAYTVRVRGAGS, encoded by the coding sequence ATGGATGTTCGGGACCTGCTGCGGTCGCTACGGATGGCGGGTTCCGCCCAGGGACGGCGTACGGCCAGATCCGCCTGGCGGCGGCGGCGCACCGACGCCAGGGACCTGCCGGGGCACCGCGCGGAGCGGGCCAGGGTGCCGGGGGCGGCGGTGGCGGCCGAGCCGGCGCCGGGCGGCGGCACGATCCGCTTCGCCCGGTCGGTGCTCCAGGTGCGGGTCGGGGTCGGCGGCGCGGTCTTCTGCGGCTGGGACGGTGCGCAGCCCGAGCCGTCGTACGCGGTCGCGGCCACCCCGAAGTGGGGCTCGCCGCGGGAGCGGGCGGCCGGCGGGTGCCCCGAGGCGGACCCGCGGGCGCTGCTCGAACCCGACCCGGACGGCTGGCGGGTGGTGTCGGAGCGGGTGACGGTGCGGGTCTCCCGGCACGGCGCGGTGGAGATCCGCACCCCGGGCGGCAAGCTGCTGCGCCGGGAACTGCCGCCGCGCTGGTGGGACCCGGTGGGCGCGGAGCAGGGCCGGGGCGGGGCGCGCTGGGTGCAGCGCTCCGAGACACCGGCCGACGCCCGGGTCTACGGCCTGGGCGGCCGGGCGGCGGGACCGCGGCTGGCGGCGGGCTCCTACCGGCTGTGGAACACCGACCCCGGCGGTTCCTTCGAGCCGGGCGACGACCCGCTGTACATCACGATGCCGGTCCAGCTGGTGGTCGCCGACGCGGGCTGCCACCTGGTCTTCCACGACAACTCCTGGGACGGCCGGGTCACCTTGCGGGACGGCGAGGAGGGCGCGGGCTCGGGTCACGACCGGGAAGGCGGCTGCGAACTGCGGATGGACGGCGGCCCGCTGCGCTACTGGGTGATCACCGGGACGCCCTCGCGCGTCCTGGCCGGCTGGACCGCGCTGACCGGGCGGCCCGCGGTGCCGCCGCGCTGGGCGCTGGGCTACCACCACTCGCGGTGGGGCTTCGGCAGCGAGCGGGAGGTGCGCAGGGTCGTCGACGGCTACCGCGAGCGCGGGCTGCCGCTGGCGGTGCTGCACCTGGACATCGACCACTTCGACGGCCACCGGATCTTCACCGCCGACCCGGAGCGCTTCCCCGACCTGCCGGGTCTCGCCCGCGACGTGGCCGCGCAGGGGGTGCGCCTGGTGTCGATCGTGGACCCGGCGGTGAAGGCCGAGCCGGGGCTGGCGGTCTACGACGGGGGCCGGGCGGTGGACGCGTTCGTACGGGACGCGCGCGGCCGGGAGGTCAGGGGCGTGGTGTGGCCGGGCGACGCGGTCTTCCCCGACTTCACCGACCCCCGGGTGCGCGCGTGGTGGGGCGGCCTGTACGCCGAGCGGCTCGCGCAGGGCTTCGCCGGGGTGTGGCACGACATGAACGAGCCGGTGTCCTTCGCCGCTTTCGGCGACGCCACCTTGCCGCGTTCGGCCCGGCACGCGCTGGAGGGCCGCGGCGGCGACCATCGCGAGGCGCACAACGTCTACGCGCTGGCGATGGCCCGCGCCGGATACGACGGGCTGTGCGAACTGCGCCCGGAGCAACGCCCCTTCCTCTTCTCCCGGTCGGGCTGGGCGGGCATGCAGCGGTACGGCGGCACCTGGTCGGGCGATGTGGCGACCGGCTGGGCGGGGCTGCGCGCGTCGCTGGCGCTGGTGCTGGGGCTCGGCCTGTGCGGGGTGCCGTACTCGGGTCCCGACGTGGGCGGTTTCACCGGGTCGCCGTCGCCCGAGCTGTATCTGCGCTGGTTCCAGCTGGGCGCGTATCTGCCGTTCTTCCGTACGCATTCGGCGATCGACGCGGGGCACCGCGAGCCGTGGGAGTTCGGGCCCGAGGTGCTGGCGCACGCCGGGGCCGCGCTGGCGGGCCGGGGCAGGCTGCTGCCGTACCTGGACACCCTGGCGCATGTCGCGCACCGCACCGGGGCGCCGTACGTGCGCCCGCTGTGGTGGAATTCGCCCGGCGACCGGGCGCTGCGGGACTGCGGTGACGCCTTCCTGCTGGGTGACTCGCTGCTGGTCGCGCCGGTGCTCGAAGCGGGCGCCAGGACCCGGTCGGTACGGCTGCCGCGCGGGCTCTGGTACGACACCGCGACCGGTGAGCCGCACCGCGGGCGCGCGCAGGTGCTGCTCGACGCGCCGCTGGGCCGCATCCCGGTGCTGGCGCGCGCGGGCGCGGTGCTGCCGGTGGCGGGCGCGGACGGCAGGACGGAGCTGGAGGTGTGGGCGCCGCGGCAGGGGAGGACCGGCGGCGGGGTGGTCTTCACCGGCGACCCCGAGGGGTGGGCCAAACCGCGGATGGAGCGCTTCGTGTCGCGGTGGGCGGACGGCGCGGTGGTCGTCGAGCGGGACGGCGGGGCGACGCCCGCCTACACCGTACGGGTGCGCGGCGCCGGTTCGTAG
- a CDS encoding aminotransferase class I/II-fold pyridoxal phosphate-dependent enzyme, translating to MATQYAIQGATAREISASAEHAVTDGQLRPGEALPPVRALADALGVSPGTVATAYKELRRRGIVVTRGRGGTVVAPAPAVASRRPPRVPEGLRDLAGGHPDPAFLPDLVPPGRLSPGARSHRASPRLAELEELSRAWFARDGVPDERVTFAHGALDCIARLLSVELRPGDAVAVEDPGFHHLLDLVPALGLRTVAVPVDDEGLRPEGLRSALRAGARAVVLCPRAQNPYGSRMSAGRRAELLAVLAGAPEALVVEDDHSADTAGGPLHSLVTAGADGPARWAHIRTVSKHLGTDLRWTALACDATTLARHDGRLLLTSGWISHVLQETVARLMTDPATGALVAGAATAYQERREALIAALAGHGIGAHGVSGLNVWVPVRDESAVVNGLRSHGWWVAGGARFRIAAAPGVRITTTDLSVPDAARLAGDFAEVLAESLNPYGG from the coding sequence GTGGCGACACAATATGCGATCCAGGGTGCGACGGCCAGGGAGATTTCCGCGTCGGCCGAACACGCGGTCACCGACGGCCAGTTGCGGCCGGGCGAGGCGCTGCCGCCGGTGCGCGCCCTGGCCGACGCGCTCGGGGTGAGCCCGGGCACGGTGGCGACGGCGTACAAGGAGCTGCGGCGCCGCGGCATCGTGGTGACCAGGGGGCGGGGCGGCACGGTGGTGGCGCCCGCTCCCGCGGTGGCCTCGCGGCGTCCGCCGCGGGTGCCGGAGGGGCTGCGGGACCTGGCGGGCGGGCACCCCGACCCGGCGTTCCTGCCCGATCTGGTGCCGCCCGGGCGGCTGTCCCCCGGCGCGCGTTCGCACCGGGCGTCGCCGCGGCTGGCGGAGCTGGAGGAGCTGTCCCGTGCGTGGTTCGCGCGGGACGGGGTGCCGGACGAGCGGGTGACCTTCGCGCACGGCGCGCTGGACTGCATCGCGCGGCTGCTGTCGGTGGAGCTGCGGCCGGGGGACGCGGTGGCGGTGGAGGACCCGGGCTTCCACCATCTGCTCGACCTCGTACCGGCGCTGGGGCTGCGGACGGTCGCGGTGCCGGTGGACGACGAGGGGTTGCGGCCCGAGGGCCTGCGGTCGGCGCTGCGGGCCGGGGCGCGGGCGGTGGTGCTGTGCCCGCGGGCGCAGAATCCGTACGGCTCGCGGATGTCGGCCGGCCGCAGGGCGGAGCTGCTCGCGGTGCTGGCCGGGGCACCCGAGGCGCTGGTGGTGGAGGACGACCACAGCGCCGACACCGCGGGCGGTCCGCTGCACTCGCTGGTGACGGCGGGCGCGGACGGCCCGGCGCGCTGGGCGCACATCCGCACCGTCTCCAAGCATCTGGGCACCGACCTGCGCTGGACGGCGCTGGCATGCGACGCGACCACGCTGGCCCGGCACGACGGGCGGCTGCTGCTGACCTCGGGCTGGATCAGCCATGTGCTCCAGGAGACGGTGGCGCGGCTGATGACCGATCCGGCGACCGGCGCGCTGGTGGCCGGCGCGGCGACGGCGTACCAGGAGCGGCGCGAGGCGCTGATCGCGGCGCTCGCCGGGCACGGGATCGGAGCGCACGGGGTGAGCGGGCTCAACGTCTGGGTGCCGGTACGGGACGAGTCGGCGGTGGTCAACGGGCTGCGGTCGCACGGCTGGTGGGTGGCGGGCGGGGCCCGTTTCCGGATCGCCGCCGCGCCCGGGGTGCGGATCACCACGACGGATCTGTCGGTACCGGACGCGGCGCGGCTGGCCGGTGACTTCGCGGAGGTGCTGGCCGAGTCGCTGAACCCGTACGGGGGTTGA
- a CDS encoding acetoacetate--CoA ligase — protein MTSKPEADLAPEALWTPGPERVARASVTRFQRWAHERFGAPAVLPDDPRGGYAALHAWSVRETAAFWQALTEWYDVRFGAPYDAVLADDSMPGARWFPGATVNYAEHALRPALDTARAGLPAVLYVDERMETGILSWAELSRQVASLAAALRRLGVTPGDRVSGYLPNIPQAAVALLATAAVGGVWTSCAPDFGARSVLDRFQQVEPVVLFTVDGYRYGGKEHDRTGVVAETRAALPSLRATVHIPLLGTPAPEGALEWRDLVADDPQPAYEQVPFDHPLWVLYSSGTTGLPKAIVQSQGGILLEHLKQTGLHLDLGPDDRFFWYTSTGWMMWNFLVSGLLVGATVVLYDGSPGHPAIEAQWRVAEQTGTTVFGTSAAYVIACRKADVHPGRDFDLSRISCVATTGSPLPPDGFRWLHDEVAADLWIASVSGGTDVCSCFAGGVPTLPVHVGELQAACLGTDLQAWDAQGRPVVDEVGEMVVTNPMPSMPVRFWNDPDGTRYRDSYFEMFPGAWRHGDWITLTSRGTVVIHGRSDSTLNRQGVRMGSADIYEVVERLPEIRESLVIGIEEPDGGYWMPLFVRLADGADLDDALRDRVAAAIRAELSPRHVPDEIIAVPGVPHTLTGKRIEVPVKRLLQGAALDKAVNPGSVDDLDVLRFYERLGAERAAGRP, from the coding sequence ATGACCAGCAAGCCCGAAGCCGACCTCGCGCCGGAAGCCCTGTGGACACCGGGACCCGAACGCGTCGCCCGCGCTTCGGTGACCCGTTTCCAGCGCTGGGCGCACGAGCGCTTCGGCGCCCCCGCCGTCCTGCCCGACGACCCGCGGGGCGGTTACGCGGCACTGCACGCCTGGTCGGTGCGCGAGACGGCGGCCTTCTGGCAGGCGCTCACCGAGTGGTACGACGTACGCTTCGGCGCCCCCTACGACGCCGTCCTGGCCGACGACTCGATGCCCGGCGCCCGCTGGTTCCCCGGTGCGACCGTCAACTACGCCGAGCACGCGCTGCGGCCCGCCCTGGACACCGCCCGCGCCGGGCTGCCCGCCGTGCTGTACGTCGACGAGCGCATGGAGACCGGCATCCTGAGCTGGGCCGAGCTGTCCCGGCAGGTCGCCTCGCTCGCCGCGGCGCTCCGCCGGCTCGGCGTCACCCCTGGCGACCGGGTCAGCGGCTATCTGCCCAACATCCCGCAGGCCGCCGTCGCGCTGCTCGCCACCGCCGCGGTGGGCGGTGTGTGGACCTCCTGCGCTCCCGACTTCGGCGCCCGCAGCGTCCTGGACCGCTTCCAGCAGGTCGAGCCCGTGGTGCTGTTCACGGTCGACGGCTACCGCTACGGCGGCAAGGAGCACGACAGGACCGGCGTCGTCGCCGAGACCCGGGCCGCACTGCCGTCGCTGCGCGCGACCGTGCACATCCCGCTGCTGGGCACCCCGGCGCCCGAAGGCGCCCTGGAATGGCGCGATCTGGTCGCCGACGATCCGCAACCCGCCTATGAGCAGGTGCCGTTCGACCACCCGCTGTGGGTGCTGTACTCGTCGGGCACCACCGGGCTGCCCAAGGCGATCGTCCAGTCCCAGGGCGGCATCCTGCTCGAACACCTCAAGCAGACCGGCCTGCACCTCGACCTCGGCCCCGACGACCGCTTCTTCTGGTACACCTCCACCGGCTGGATGATGTGGAATTTCCTGGTGTCCGGGCTGCTGGTCGGCGCCACCGTGGTCCTCTACGACGGCAGCCCCGGCCATCCGGCGATCGAGGCGCAGTGGCGGGTGGCCGAGCAGACCGGCACCACCGTCTTCGGCACCTCCGCCGCCTACGTCATCGCCTGCCGCAAGGCCGACGTGCACCCCGGGCGGGACTTCGACCTGTCGCGGATCAGCTGTGTCGCCACCACCGGCTCGCCGCTGCCGCCCGACGGCTTCCGCTGGCTGCACGACGAGGTCGCCGCCGACCTGTGGATCGCCTCGGTCAGCGGCGGCACCGACGTCTGCAGCTGCTTCGCCGGCGGAGTGCCGACACTTCCCGTCCACGTCGGCGAGCTGCAGGCCGCCTGCCTCGGTACCGACCTCCAGGCCTGGGACGCGCAAGGCCGCCCGGTCGTCGACGAGGTCGGCGAGATGGTCGTCACCAATCCCATGCCGTCGATGCCGGTGCGCTTCTGGAACGACCCGGACGGCACCCGCTACCGCGACAGCTACTTCGAGATGTTCCCCGGAGCGTGGCGGCACGGCGACTGGATCACGCTGACCTCGCGCGGCACCGTGGTCATCCACGGCCGCTCCGACTCCACGCTCAACCGGCAGGGCGTCCGCATGGGTTCGGCCGACATCTACGAGGTCGTCGAACGCCTCCCGGAGATCCGCGAGTCCCTGGTCATCGGCATCGAGGAGCCGGACGGGGGCTACTGGATGCCGCTGTTCGTACGGCTCGCGGACGGCGCGGACTTGGACGACGCGCTGCGCGACCGGGTCGCCGCCGCGATCCGCGCCGAGTTGTCGCCGCGCCATGTGCCCGACGAGATCATCGCGGTGCCCGGTGTCCCGCACACCCTGACCGGCAAGCGCATCGAGGTCCCGGTCAAGCGGCTGCTCCAGGGCGCCGCGCTGGACAAGGCCGTCAACCCCGGCTCCGTGGACGACCTCGATGTGCTGCGCTTCTACGAGCGGCTGGGCGCCGAACGCGCGGCCGGCCGCCCGTAG
- a CDS encoding M15 family metallopeptidase — MPKLTSLLRALAVPLVTLVAVAAGGPAQARSGHPGHQEPTAPAQFVALRDVDPTIIQEMRYYSPHNFTGAPVDGYRAPMCILTRAAAEGLHRAQVRLLRSGHSLKVYDCYRPQRAVDTFVTWAEDLDDTRMKAEFYPQVDKTRLFADGYIAAKSGHSRGSTMDLTIVPLPARPTRPYRPGEPLTPCYGPKDQRFPDNSLDMGTGFDCFDTLAHTLDPRVHGVQHANRMLLMNALDAQGFTNLPEEWWHYTLAAEPFPGTYFDFPVDRGSLRR; from the coding sequence ATGCCGAAACTCACTTCTCTCCTGCGGGCACTCGCCGTGCCTCTCGTCACACTGGTCGCGGTCGCCGCGGGCGGTCCGGCCCAGGCGCGTTCCGGGCATCCGGGGCATCAGGAGCCCACGGCGCCCGCGCAGTTCGTCGCGCTGCGGGACGTGGACCCGACGATCATCCAGGAGATGCGGTACTACAGCCCGCACAACTTCACCGGCGCGCCGGTCGACGGCTACCGCGCACCGATGTGCATCCTGACCAGGGCCGCGGCCGAGGGCCTGCACCGGGCGCAGGTGCGGCTGCTGCGCAGCGGCCACTCCCTCAAGGTCTACGACTGCTACCGGCCGCAGCGCGCCGTCGACACCTTCGTCACCTGGGCGGAGGACCTGGACGACACCAGGATGAAGGCGGAGTTCTACCCGCAGGTCGACAAGACCCGCTTGTTCGCGGACGGTTACATCGCCGCGAAATCCGGGCACAGCCGCGGCAGCACCATGGACCTGACGATCGTCCCGCTGCCGGCCAGGCCCACCCGCCCCTACCGTCCCGGTGAGCCGCTGACGCCGTGCTACGGCCCGAAGGACCAGCGCTTCCCCGACAATTCCCTGGACATGGGCACCGGCTTCGACTGCTTCGACACCCTCGCCCACACCCTCGACCCGCGGGTCCATGGCGTCCAGCACGCCAACCGGATGCTGCTCATGAACGCCCTGGACGCGCAGGGCTTCACCAACCTCCCCGAGGAGTGGTGGCACTACACGCTCGCTGCCGAGCCCTTCCCCGGCACGTATTTCGACTTCCCCGTGGACCGCGGGTCCCTGAGGCGCTGA
- a CDS encoding NUDIX domain-containing protein: MEPAVTHPVKNSHCSSCGTRYPADAGWPRRCPGCGTFAYRNPSPVAVALLPVRGPRGTGLVVIRRTIEPSRGLLALPGGFIDHGESWQHAVTRELAEETGITAADSDVVLADALTDEAGGYLLLFGLLPERDAGELPPSVPTDETEGHQLLDAPQELGFPLHTLAAGRWFAGGYEPAPRTRTV, encoded by the coding sequence ATGGAGCCCGCGGTGACGCACCCGGTGAAGAACTCCCACTGCTCCTCGTGCGGTACGCGCTACCCGGCCGACGCCGGCTGGCCGCGCCGCTGCCCGGGCTGCGGCACCTTCGCCTACCGCAATCCCTCGCCGGTCGCCGTCGCCCTGCTGCCGGTCCGCGGGCCGCGGGGCACCGGCCTGGTCGTCATCCGCCGCACCATCGAGCCCAGCCGCGGCCTGCTGGCGCTGCCCGGCGGCTTCATCGACCACGGCGAGAGCTGGCAGCACGCGGTGACCCGCGAACTGGCCGAGGAGACCGGCATCACCGCCGCCGACTCCGACGTCGTACTCGCCGACGCCCTCACCGACGAGGCCGGCGGCTATCTGCTGCTGTTCGGGCTGCTGCCGGAGCGCGACGCCGGCGAACTGCCGCCGTCCGTACCGACGGACGAGACCGAGGGCCACCAACTGCTGGACGCCCCGCAGGAACTGGGCTTCCCGCTGCACACCCTGGCGGCGGGGCGCTGGTTCGCCGGCGGCTACGAACCGGCGCCGCGCACCCGTACGGTGTAG
- a CDS encoding cellulose binding domain-containing protein: MRRSLILLLALFGTLVLFLVPTASAAGGAGATFAKTSDWGSGYQAQYTITNSGTSTLGSWKVEFDLPAGSSVGSYWDALLTQSGTHYTFTNRDYNGSVAPGASAAFGWVGSGSGVPANCKLNGGSCDPGGSAGGTSSGTSAGTTSGTSTGTSTGTTTGTSTGTTSGTTTGTTGGGGTPPAGPIHTAPYVDMGAWPTPSLTAMSQASGIKSFTLAFVTSAGCKASWFNAYDPRQAWAKDQIDAVRAAGGDVKVSFGGASGIELAQACTSADALAAEYAAVVDAYHLTYADFDIEGSAVAEPASIALRSQALAKLQQTHPGLRISLTLPVLPEGLTADGLNVVTSAKNAGVTLDLVNLMAMDYYRSADYGDAAVQAATSTQAQLKSLYPAKTDAQLWAMLGVTPMLGQNDDGHVYDQADARQLVSFAQGKHLGLLSFWEEGRDANACNGALYKCTNVAQAPYDFSKIFAGYTG; encoded by the coding sequence ATGCGAAGATCCCTCATCCTCCTCCTCGCGCTCTTCGGCACGCTCGTCCTCTTCCTCGTCCCGACCGCCTCGGCGGCGGGCGGGGCCGGTGCCACCTTCGCCAAGACCTCCGACTGGGGCAGCGGCTACCAGGCGCAGTACACGATCACCAACAGCGGTACGTCGACGCTCGGTTCGTGGAAGGTGGAGTTCGACCTGCCGGCCGGCAGCAGTGTCGGCAGCTACTGGGACGCGCTGCTCACCCAGAGCGGCACGCACTACACCTTCACCAACCGCGACTACAACGGCTCGGTCGCGCCCGGCGCCTCCGCGGCCTTCGGCTGGGTCGGCTCGGGCAGCGGCGTGCCCGCCAACTGCAAGCTGAACGGCGGCTCCTGCGACCCCGGCGGCAGCGCCGGCGGCACCTCCTCCGGTACGTCCGCCGGCACGACGAGCGGGACCAGTACCGGGACCAGTACGGGAACCACGACCGGGACCAGCACCGGCACGACGAGCGGCACGACCACCGGCACCACCGGCGGCGGTGGCACTCCCCCTGCCGGCCCGATCCACACCGCGCCCTACGTGGACATGGGTGCCTGGCCCACCCCCAGCCTCACCGCGATGTCCCAGGCGAGCGGGATCAAGAGCTTCACGCTGGCCTTCGTCACGTCGGCCGGCTGCAAGGCGAGCTGGTTCAACGCCTATGACCCGCGCCAGGCATGGGCCAAGGACCAGATCGACGCCGTCAGGGCGGCCGGCGGCGATGTGAAGGTGTCCTTCGGCGGCGCCAGCGGTATCGAACTCGCCCAGGCCTGCACCTCGGCGGACGCGCTCGCCGCCGAATACGCGGCCGTCGTGGACGCGTACCACCTGACCTATGCCGACTTCGACATCGAGGGGTCGGCGGTCGCCGAGCCCGCGTCGATCGCGCTGCGCTCCCAGGCGCTGGCCAAGCTCCAGCAGACCCACCCGGGGCTGCGGATCTCGCTGACCCTGCCGGTGCTGCCCGAGGGCCTGACCGCGGACGGCCTCAACGTGGTCACCTCCGCCAAGAACGCCGGCGTCACCCTCGACCTGGTCAACCTGATGGCCATGGACTACTACCGCAGCGCCGACTACGGCGACGCGGCGGTCCAGGCGGCCACCAGCACCCAGGCCCAGCTCAAGTCGCTCTACCCGGCCAAGACCGACGCCCAGCTGTGGGCGATGCTCGGGGTGACGCCGATGCTCGGCCAGAACGACGACGGGCACGTCTACGACCAGGCCGACGCCCGCCAGCTGGTCTCCTTCGCGCAGGGCAAGCACCTGGGCCTGCTGTCGTTCTGGGAGGAGGGGCGGGACGCCAACGCCTGCAACGGCGCGCTGTACAAGTGCACCAACGTCGCGCAGGCACCGTACGACTTCTCGAAGATCTTCGCGGGCTACACCGGCTGA